One region of Synechococcus elongatus PCC 11801 genomic DNA includes:
- a CDS encoding DUF3307 domain-containing protein, giving the protein MIAQGGTLLFLLIAGHFLGDFGLQSDTMAREKSRHSTTPLQRSVPWYWWLSAHTLIHGGIVTLLTGSGLLGMIEVGIHAIADWLKCENRTTLLQDQILHLLTKLGFWLWLLQTM; this is encoded by the coding sequence GTGATCGCTCAGGGTGGAACGCTGCTATTCCTGTTGATTGCTGGCCATTTTTTGGGTGATTTCGGTCTGCAATCCGACACGATGGCGCGGGAAAAATCGCGTCATTCGACGACGCCACTGCAGAGAAGTGTGCCTTGGTATTGGTGGCTCTCGGCCCACACCTTAATTCATGGCGGCATCGTCACCCTTCTGACTGGTTCAGGCTTGCTGGGCATGATTGAAGTAGGGATTCATGCGATCGCCGACTGGCTGAAGTGTGAAAACCGCACGACGCTCCTGCAGGACCAAATCCTGCATCTCCTGACAAAATTGGGCTTCTGGTTGTGGCTCCTGCAGACGATGTAG
- the proB gene encoding glutamate 5-kinase, giving the protein MSETLVVKIGTSSLTNPHHPGLALSTIAGLVEVICQLRRQGYNVVLVSSGAVGVGCTRLGLRDRPSRIAQRQAIAAVGQGRLMRTYDDLFTTLGQPIAQVLLTRGDLAQRQRYINAYQTFQELFDLGVVPIVNENDTVAVEELKFGDNDTLSALVASLVEAQWLFLLTDVDRLYTADPRQDPSAQPITIVRDISELESIQAGGQGSRWGTGGMATKLTAAKIATQASVRTVITQGRSPDNLLKILAGEAIGTWFEPQPATVNARKRWIAHGLVPTGKLLLDAGAVQAIQSGGKSLLAAGIQAIEGEFEAQDAVQLCDLNGTEIARGLVNYDSQELQQIRGCQSDQIIQILGYEGAETIVHRDNLVLS; this is encoded by the coding sequence ATGTCCGAGACCCTTGTGGTCAAAATTGGCACCAGCAGTCTGACCAATCCCCACCATCCGGGCTTGGCGCTCTCGACGATTGCGGGGCTCGTTGAAGTGATTTGCCAACTGCGCCGGCAGGGCTACAACGTCGTTTTGGTCTCCTCGGGAGCTGTGGGAGTTGGCTGCACCCGCCTTGGGCTGCGCGATCGCCCCAGCCGAATTGCCCAACGCCAAGCGATCGCAGCGGTCGGGCAAGGTCGCTTGATGCGTACCTACGACGATCTGTTTACGACCTTGGGGCAGCCGATCGCGCAAGTCCTGCTGACGCGGGGGGATCTGGCGCAACGGCAACGCTATATCAACGCCTATCAGACCTTTCAGGAACTGTTTGACTTGGGTGTCGTGCCAATCGTCAACGAGAACGACACAGTCGCCGTCGAAGAACTGAAATTTGGCGACAATGACACGCTGTCGGCCTTGGTCGCCAGCCTCGTCGAAGCACAATGGCTGTTTCTTTTGACCGATGTCGATCGCCTGTATACGGCTGATCCGCGCCAAGATCCGAGTGCCCAGCCAATCACGATCGTTCGCGACATCTCCGAGCTGGAATCGATTCAAGCGGGTGGGCAGGGCAGCCGTTGGGGCACGGGCGGCATGGCCACGAAATTGACGGCGGCAAAGATTGCCACCCAAGCCAGCGTTCGTACCGTGATCACCCAAGGGCGATCGCCCGACAATCTGCTGAAAATCTTGGCTGGCGAGGCGATCGGGACTTGGTTTGAGCCGCAACCCGCCACTGTGAATGCCCGCAAACGCTGGATTGCCCATGGTCTCGTGCCGACTGGCAAACTATTGCTGGATGCCGGTGCAGTGCAAGCGATTCAATCGGGTGGAAAGTCGCTTTTGGCTGCTGGGATTCAGGCGATCGAAGGTGAATTTGAGGCCCAAGATGCGGTCCAGCTCTGTGATCTCAACGGCACTGAAATTGCTCGAGGATTAGTCAACTATGACAGTCAAGAACTACAGCAAATCCGTGGCTGTCAAAGTGATCAAATTATTCAAATCCTAGGCTACGAAGGTGCAGAAACGATCGTCCATCGTGACAACTTAGTTTTAAGCTAA
- a CDS encoding HD family phosphohydrolase, translating to MAPADDVEPTLIPDLAAVGAATTLLERLLAIGIALSACQDPDQLLDLILQSSRDLTCSDGGSLYLVDRSDPQQPCLRFQIFQSDSLSSSIEAPPPLPLDRHSLAGYVATTGETLNLADVYALDGQQPFHFNASFDQRFNYRTCSMLVLPMLDQTGSVIGVLQLINRKRQAGLKLTAAIASEQTQPYSPDEDTLLRSLAGQAAIAIERTLLQRSIENLFEGFIRAAIKIIESRDPCTMGHSERVARLAVRLAEQVHTTDQGTLAIYQFSSAQLQELHYASLLHDFGKVGVPEAILNKAQKLHPIEQQGLHYRLQLLQQQLQLEQARRWLAPTLTEAVQRAGLDHPADCTWCQQLGSEADLEATIARLQRAGSLLQDLNQPQILATPAYRDRLAEVEAELQWLASLQVTDWDGQVRSLLTPAEQEKLLIPKGSLTEQERRAIESHVQHTFAFLQEIPWTGPLAQVPHIAHAHHERLDGSGYPLGLEQAQIPMQAQIMAVADVYDALTASDRPYKRRVPIEKALQILEWEARDRKLNDQLVQLFQQQQTFQVLGNQLQHEESSLIG from the coding sequence GTGGCTCCTGCAGACGATGTAGAGCCAACGCTCATTCCTGATCTCGCTGCGGTTGGTGCTGCGACCACCCTACTGGAGCGATTGCTCGCGATCGGAATTGCGCTCTCTGCTTGCCAAGATCCCGATCAGTTACTCGACTTGATTTTGCAGAGCAGCCGTGACCTAACCTGTAGCGACGGCGGCAGCTTGTACCTCGTCGATCGCAGTGACCCGCAGCAGCCCTGTCTCCGCTTCCAAATCTTCCAGAGCGACAGTCTGTCCAGCTCCATCGAAGCTCCGCCCCCTTTGCCCCTCGATCGCCACAGTTTGGCGGGCTATGTGGCAACGACCGGAGAAACCCTGAACTTGGCGGATGTCTATGCCTTGGATGGGCAACAGCCGTTTCATTTCAATGCCAGTTTTGATCAGCGCTTCAACTACCGCACCTGCTCGATGTTGGTGCTACCGATGCTCGATCAGACCGGCAGCGTAATCGGCGTGCTGCAGCTGATCAATCGCAAACGCCAAGCCGGTCTGAAGCTGACGGCGGCGATCGCGTCGGAACAGACGCAGCCCTATAGCCCTGACGAAGACACCCTGTTGCGATCGCTGGCGGGTCAAGCGGCGATCGCGATCGAGCGGACGCTATTGCAGCGCAGTATCGAGAACTTGTTTGAGGGCTTTATCCGCGCCGCCATCAAGATTATTGAATCTCGCGATCCCTGCACGATGGGCCACTCAGAGAGGGTCGCCCGCCTCGCGGTTCGGCTCGCCGAGCAAGTCCACACTACGGATCAAGGGACGCTGGCGATCTATCAGTTCAGCAGCGCTCAACTGCAAGAGCTGCACTATGCCTCCCTGCTCCACGACTTTGGCAAAGTGGGGGTACCCGAGGCGATCCTGAACAAGGCTCAGAAGCTGCACCCAATTGAACAGCAGGGGCTGCACTATCGCCTGCAACTACTCCAACAGCAACTGCAACTGGAGCAAGCCCGTCGTTGGTTGGCACCGACCCTGACCGAAGCTGTCCAACGGGCCGGACTCGATCATCCTGCGGACTGTACTTGGTGTCAGCAGTTGGGCAGCGAGGCTGACCTTGAAGCGACGATCGCTCGACTCCAACGAGCTGGATCCCTGCTGCAGGATCTCAATCAGCCGCAAATCCTAGCAACGCCGGCCTACCGCGATCGCTTGGCGGAAGTCGAAGCAGAGTTACAGTGGCTGGCTTCGCTGCAGGTGACTGACTGGGATGGCCAGGTGCGATCGCTACTGACACCCGCAGAACAAGAAAAACTGCTGATCCCGAAAGGCAGTCTGACTGAGCAGGAACGTCGGGCGATTGAGTCGCATGTTCAGCACACCTTTGCCTTTTTGCAGGAGATTCCTTGGACGGGGCCGCTGGCGCAGGTGCCGCACATTGCCCATGCCCACCACGAGCGTTTGGATGGCAGCGGCTATCCCCTCGGGTTAGAGCAGGCGCAAATTCCGATGCAGGCGCAAATTATGGCAGTTGCGGACGTCTACGATGCGCTGACGGCTAGCGATCGTCCTTATAAACGCCGTGTTCCGATTGAAAAAGCGCTGCAAATTCTGGAATGGGAAGCCCGCGATCGCAAACTGAATGATCAGCTTGTTCAACTGTTTCAGCAGCAGCAAACCTTCCAAGTCCTCGGTAATCAGCTTCAGCACGAGGAAAGCTCTTTGATTGGATAA
- a CDS encoding DNA double-strand break repair nuclease NurA: protein MPTRASEIRRLLESKRHQFNRADDQFQSLLQLYRDAFRQLVRLPDSWTDGHLLDLPLSLDGSLWRFPERWPHREASLDWVRSQIQGVTTFAVDGSQIYPSKDFSLPIALVQIAWFENPHQLNQPYTKDIAVDLLAPADFQDLSPENFDRLVNMRRFQMETERLVQFLESHAGQPNCCAFLDGSLVATFAEAFEAETQQVYIDCLVRLLRASENSRVPLIAYIDTSSAKDLAELLQDWFEELPEPRSLVDAQIVAQGLRWGDRTPLLRCRRSILKVYAEQGDRLAYCYLKTHDGNPVRIELPLWLVESGRHETVLNWLRAEVIAGGGYPYAIETADQAAVLRSDDRQLFYRLLQEWCEQEGLNLSLSRKLVSKLRRR, encoded by the coding sequence ATGCCCACTCGTGCCAGTGAAATTCGGCGTTTGCTCGAGAGTAAACGGCATCAGTTTAATCGCGCAGACGACCAGTTTCAAAGCTTGCTGCAGCTCTATCGAGATGCCTTTCGGCAGTTGGTAAGGCTGCCTGATAGCTGGACTGATGGTCATCTTTTGGATCTGCCGCTCAGTCTTGATGGAAGTCTTTGGCGCTTCCCTGAACGTTGGCCCCATCGAGAAGCCAGTCTTGATTGGGTGCGATCGCAAATTCAGGGCGTCACCACATTTGCCGTCGATGGATCGCAGATTTATCCCAGCAAAGATTTCTCACTGCCGATCGCCCTGGTTCAAATCGCTTGGTTTGAGAACCCTCACCAACTGAATCAGCCCTACACCAAAGATATTGCGGTCGATCTACTGGCCCCTGCAGACTTTCAGGATCTATCGCCAGAAAACTTCGACCGACTGGTCAATATGCGTCGCTTCCAGATGGAGACAGAACGCCTTGTTCAGTTTCTCGAGAGTCACGCAGGTCAGCCTAACTGCTGTGCTTTTTTAGATGGTTCCTTGGTGGCAACCTTTGCTGAAGCATTTGAGGCGGAAACCCAGCAAGTTTACATCGATTGTTTAGTCCGGCTTCTCCGAGCCAGTGAGAACAGTCGCGTTCCCCTCATCGCTTATATCGACACTTCTTCAGCAAAAGACTTAGCCGAATTACTGCAGGATTGGTTTGAGGAGCTACCCGAGCCGCGATCGCTCGTCGATGCTCAAATTGTGGCGCAGGGATTACGCTGGGGCGATCGCACACCCCTGCTACGCTGCCGCAGAAGTATTCTCAAAGTCTATGCAGAACAGGGCGATCGCTTGGCCTATTGCTATCTCAAAACCCACGATGGCAATCCTGTTCGGATTGAATTGCCCTTGTGGCTAGTGGAATCTGGACGACATGAGACGGTGCTGAACTGGCTGCGCGCTGAAGTGATTGCAGGCGGAGGCTATCCCTACGCGATCGAAACCGCGGATCAAGCGGCTGTTCTTCGCAGCGACGACCGCCAATTGTTCTATCGTCTCTTGCAGGAATGGTGTGAGCAAGAAGGCTTGAATCTCAGCCTCTCGCGCAAGTTAGTCAGCAAGTTACGCCGTCGCTAA
- a CDS encoding SDR family NAD(P)-dependent oxidoreductase, producing the protein MSFKTILVAGASRGIGLAVAEHLIHQCDRLVAVSRTAAPVREWIQADLSELAGIKTVAQAIGEDSLDALLYMGGTWETHAFTPQYDFETCSDEDIARVIAVNLLAPIRLVKALLPALRRSHNPKIIFMGALSGRDNFPAREVANSASKFGLRGVVHALREELRSQQIGVTVINPGNVGTPEVLADLAAAHLTGSEAIPLSDLLSILDCVLSLSRATCIKEIDVPAMLGRGA; encoded by the coding sequence ATGTCTTTTAAGACGATTCTGGTGGCAGGAGCCAGTCGTGGCATCGGTCTTGCTGTTGCAGAACACCTCATCCACCAGTGCGATCGCCTTGTGGCAGTGTCGCGAACAGCGGCTCCGGTGAGGGAGTGGATTCAGGCAGATTTATCTGAGTTAGCGGGAATCAAAACGGTGGCTCAAGCGATCGGGGAGGATTCCCTCGATGCGCTGCTGTACATGGGTGGAACTTGGGAAACCCATGCGTTTACACCCCAATATGACTTTGAAACCTGTTCGGATGAGGATATTGCTCGGGTTATTGCGGTCAATCTCCTTGCGCCGATTCGCTTGGTGAAAGCATTACTGCCTGCGCTGCGGCGATCGCATAATCCAAAAATTATTTTTATGGGCGCTCTTTCGGGTCGAGATAATTTCCCTGCTAGAGAGGTTGCCAATAGCGCGTCGAAGTTTGGGCTGCGGGGAGTCGTTCACGCCTTGCGGGAAGAATTGCGATCGCAGCAAATTGGGGTCACGGTGATTAATCCGGGTAATGTGGGCACCCCAGAAGTATTAGCGGATCTTGCAGCAGCCCACTTGACAGGCAGCGAGGCGATTCCCTTGAGTGATCTTCTGTCGATTCTTGACTGTGTTCTCTCTTTGTCGCGAGCCACCTGCATCAAAGAGATTGATGTACCAGCCATGCTCGGGAGAGGGGCTTAG
- a CDS encoding cupin domain-containing protein, with protein MSGNCCVLPQIASPATLPVYRLCPQGSNRFAILFDPEQAGVSLVACFEIFDPGGATPPNLHGRAIEFFYVIAGEGEAYCDGKRTAIAAGDMLLIPATGLHEIRNTHEDQRLYVLTLMIPNEAFIELIRAGVPDRLDESDLAVLQQLRTIPRIPSPARVTAAIA; from the coding sequence ATGAGTGGCAACTGCTGCGTCCTTCCCCAAATTGCCTCACCAGCAACCTTGCCGGTCTATCGCCTCTGTCCGCAGGGGAGTAACCGCTTTGCTATCTTGTTCGACCCAGAACAGGCAGGAGTCTCCTTGGTTGCCTGCTTTGAGATTTTTGATCCGGGCGGAGCGACGCCCCCGAATCTCCATGGCCGAGCGATCGAATTTTTCTATGTGATTGCGGGTGAAGGCGAAGCCTACTGCGATGGCAAACGCACCGCGATCGCGGCGGGTGACATGCTGCTGATTCCCGCAACGGGTCTGCACGAGATTCGCAATACCCATGAGGATCAACGCCTCTACGTGTTGACGCTGATGATCCCCAATGAGGCTTTCATTGAGCTGATTCGCGCTGGGGTGCCCGATCGCCTCGATGAGTCCGATCTGGCTGTGCTGCAGCAGTTACGCACGATTCCACGGATCCCATCCCCAGCCAGAGTGACCGCCGCGATCGCCTAA
- a CDS encoding DNA polymerase III subunit alpha — protein MSFVGLHMHSDYSLLDGASQLPDLVARAKELGMPAIALTDHGVMYGAVELLKVCKNQGGIRPIIGNEMYVINSPIDDPNPRVRKYHQIVLAKNKKGYQNLVKLTSISHLQGFKGRGIFARPCIDKEHLEKYREGLIITSACLGGEIPQAILQGRPDVARRVAAWYQERFGEDFYLEIQDHGSPEDRIVNVEIVRIAQELSIELVATNDSHFISCFDVEAHDALLCIQTGKLVVEDKRLRYSGTEYLKSAEEMHQLFRDHLPDDVIAKAIANTLVIASKIEDYNILGEPKIPTFPVPEGYNEETYMAEVARQGLAQRLNCDRYEDCEEVYRDRLEYEIKMMHEMGFAAYFLVVWDYIKFARDNNIPVGPGRGSAAGSLVAYCMGITNIDPVHHGLLFERFLNPERKSMPDVDTDFCIDQRDKVIDYVTEKYGEDRVAQIITFNRMTSKAVLKDVARVLDIPYGEADRMAKLIPVARGKPAKLKVMISEQTPAPEFKEKYEKDPRVKHWVDMAIRIEGTNKTFGVHAAGVVISAVPLDEIVPLQRNNDGQVITQYYMEDIEACGLLKMDFLGLKNLTMIQKAIDLVQETSGQAIDPDRLPMDDPKTYQLLAKGDLEGVFQLESSGMRQIVRDLKPSNLEDISSILALYRPGPLDAGLIPKFINRKHGREAIDYADQMLQPILNETYGIMVYQEQIMKIAQDMGGYTLGEADLLRRAMGKKKMSEMVKHQSTFVEGAKKNGVAEKVAAELFDQMVLFAEYCLGAETEILTVEYGPIAIGKLVEENIRCQVYCCNPDGYIYSQPIGQWHQRGQQEVFEYELSDGRVIRATADHRFMTAAGEMRSLDEIFEQSLELKQIPIPLLAIAQPSPLATA, from the coding sequence ATGTCTTTTGTTGGCCTGCACATGCACAGCGACTACAGCCTGCTGGATGGGGCGAGTCAGCTACCGGATTTGGTGGCACGGGCCAAAGAGCTGGGAATGCCCGCGATTGCCCTAACGGATCACGGTGTGATGTATGGTGCGGTCGAACTGCTCAAGGTTTGTAAAAATCAAGGTGGCATTCGGCCGATCATCGGCAACGAAATGTATGTCATCAATAGCCCGATTGATGATCCCAATCCCCGCGTTCGCAAATATCACCAGATTGTTTTAGCCAAGAATAAAAAAGGCTATCAAAATCTTGTTAAGCTCACTTCTATTTCCCATCTTCAAGGGTTTAAAGGACGAGGAATTTTTGCCCGTCCCTGTATTGATAAAGAACATCTCGAAAAATACCGAGAAGGCTTAATCATTACCAGTGCTTGCTTGGGCGGCGAGATTCCCCAAGCAATTTTGCAGGGGCGCCCTGATGTGGCTCGACGGGTCGCCGCTTGGTATCAAGAACGCTTTGGCGAAGACTTTTATCTAGAAATCCAAGATCACGGCTCACCAGAAGATCGGATTGTCAATGTTGAGATTGTTCGAATTGCTCAAGAACTTAGCATTGAGCTGGTTGCCACAAACGACAGTCACTTCATTTCCTGTTTTGATGTCGAAGCGCATGATGCCTTGCTTTGTATCCAAACGGGCAAACTGGTCGTCGAAGATAAACGGCTGCGCTACAGCGGTACGGAATATCTCAAATCTGCTGAGGAAATGCATCAGCTGTTCCGCGATCACCTGCCGGATGATGTGATTGCCAAAGCGATCGCTAATACCCTTGTGATCGCCAGCAAGATCGAAGACTACAACATCTTGGGTGAGCCCAAGATCCCGACATTCCCTGTCCCTGAGGGCTACAACGAAGAAACTTATATGGCGGAAGTGGCCCGTCAAGGTTTGGCTCAACGCTTAAACTGCGATCGCTATGAAGACTGCGAAGAAGTTTATCGCGATCGCTTAGAGTACGAAATCAAAATGATGCATGAAATGGGTTTTGCTGCCTATTTCTTAGTTGTTTGGGACTACATTAAATTTGCCCGTGATAACAATATTCCCGTAGGGCCAGGTCGGGGTTCTGCCGCTGGCTCACTGGTTGCCTACTGTATGGGAATCACCAATATTGATCCCGTTCACCACGGCTTGCTGTTTGAGCGTTTTCTTAATCCCGAACGGAAGTCGATGCCAGATGTTGATACGGACTTCTGTATTGATCAACGGGATAAAGTTATTGACTATGTGACTGAAAAATACGGCGAAGATCGGGTCGCTCAGATTATCACCTTTAACCGTATGACCTCCAAGGCGGTACTGAAGGATGTAGCGCGCGTGCTGGATATACCCTACGGCGAAGCCGATCGCATGGCGAAGTTAATCCCTGTCGCACGGGGTAAGCCTGCCAAGCTCAAAGTGATGATTTCTGAGCAAACCCCCGCGCCAGAATTCAAAGAAAAATATGAGAAAGATCCCAGGGTGAAGCACTGGGTGGATATGGCAATTCGGATTGAGGGGACAAACAAAACCTTTGGCGTCCATGCTGCGGGTGTCGTGATTTCAGCAGTCCCACTCGACGAAATCGTGCCGCTCCAACGCAACAATGATGGCCAAGTCATTACCCAGTACTACATGGAGGATATTGAAGCCTGTGGCCTTTTGAAGATGGATTTCTTGGGCCTCAAGAACCTCACGATGATCCAGAAGGCGATCGATTTAGTTCAAGAGACGAGTGGTCAAGCCATTGATCCCGATCGCTTACCAATGGATGATCCCAAAACCTATCAGTTACTGGCAAAAGGCGATCTGGAAGGCGTTTTCCAGCTGGAATCTTCGGGGATGCGGCAAATTGTCCGCGATCTGAAGCCATCTAACCTCGAAGATATTTCTTCAATCTTGGCGCTCTATCGTCCGGGTCCTTTAGATGCTGGACTGATTCCTAAATTTATTAACCGTAAGCATGGTCGAGAAGCGATCGACTATGCCGATCAGATGCTTCAGCCCATCCTGAATGAAACCTACGGAATCATGGTTTATCAGGAACAAATTATGAAAATTGCCCAAGACATGGGTGGCTACACACTCGGAGAAGCTGACTTACTCCGGCGGGCCATGGGCAAGAAAAAAATGTCGGAGATGGTTAAACACCAAAGCACCTTTGTGGAAGGTGCGAAGAAGAATGGTGTCGCTGAAAAAGTCGCAGCTGAACTCTTCGATCAGATGGTGCTGTTCGCAGAATATTGCCTAGGAGCGGAGACAGAAATTCTCACTGTTGAATACGGCCCGATCGCGATTGGAAAGTTGGTCGAAGAAAATATTCGTTGCCAAGTCTACTGTTGTAATCCTGATGGTTATATCTACAGTCAGCCGATTGGGCAGTGGCACCAACGCGGTCAGCAGGAAGTCTTTGAGTATGAACTCAGTGATGGTCGCGTGATTCGAGCAACCGCTGACCACCGCTTTATGACTGCAGCAGGTGAGATGCGATCGCTGGATGAGATCTTCGAACAATCACTCGAACTGAAGCAGATTCCAATACCATTGCTGGCGATCGCCCAACCATCCCCGTTAGCGACGGCGTAA
- a CDS encoding CHASE2 domain-containing protein, whose amino-acid sequence MAIARRLGWPLPVALGGAIAIAGLLLSPLAISPLTQPGRWLDAVLLSAAFRLRGPQAPDPAIAIVVIDEDSLRLGELFTAAELEARSPLVDLQDWPWPRRIYALALQRLRAAGARRVIFDIVFATPSRFGPEDDRRFADAIAQAGSSVTLAGELEQVDRSAGLSQASLAQPIYKHPSGLANLVAGADGSLQAIPGQDWLQPWQILQARDRPPLSNLASAALGQAPSPLSLGINYSGPEGTYPRWPFWALFDPELWQGPLQQGAVFRDRDVLIGASASSLGDRHATPFAASMAGVEIQANAIATLRSQRGLRSLPLSWLALLVILVAAVQSSIISRCPSPLAKGIWLLGSSAAVLLACFVAFLQTWLVSPTALLLVPLLVGVSDSANSAWQIQRERRSLRRALALRVSPALLSTILAQRDAVANQLGGHSCEAVILFSDLRGFTQLSSQIDSTVLVALLNRYFEAMAQPILATQGLIDKFVGDAIMAEFGLPLSRGTAIEAQAAIQAALAMRRSLAHLRAELAAEGLPLLFHGIGLNLGTVVAGNLGAPERLEYTVIGDAVNVAARLEGLTKTLGHDIVISQALYEQVKECIEVLPLGLQPVTGRSQPVFTYAVLDERGGDGQLARQVQQDYQAWQQGINWT is encoded by the coding sequence ATGGCGATCGCTCGTCGGCTGGGTTGGCCGTTGCCGGTGGCGCTGGGTGGGGCGATCGCCATCGCGGGGTTATTGCTCTCGCCGTTGGCAATCAGTCCACTGACGCAGCCGGGTCGCTGGCTGGATGCGGTGTTATTGAGTGCGGCCTTTCGGTTGCGGGGCCCCCAAGCACCGGATCCCGCGATCGCGATCGTGGTGATCGATGAAGATTCGCTGCGACTGGGTGAGTTGTTTACGGCAGCGGAGTTAGAGGCTCGTTCCCCTCTTGTGGATCTTCAAGATTGGCCTTGGCCGCGCCGCATTTACGCCTTGGCACTCCAGCGTTTGCGAGCCGCCGGGGCGCGACGAGTCATTTTCGATATTGTTTTTGCCACTCCCAGCCGCTTTGGGCCAGAAGATGATCGCCGATTTGCGGATGCGATCGCCCAAGCCGGATCGTCCGTGACGCTGGCTGGAGAACTAGAGCAGGTTGATCGCAGCGCCGGACTCAGTCAGGCCAGCCTCGCCCAACCAATCTATAAGCATCCCTCTGGCTTGGCCAATTTAGTTGCTGGAGCCGATGGCAGCCTGCAAGCGATTCCTGGTCAAGACTGGCTTCAACCCTGGCAAATCCTGCAAGCCCGCGATCGCCCCCCTCTATCCAACCTTGCTAGTGCGGCTCTGGGGCAAGCTCCGTCGCCGCTCTCCTTGGGCATCAACTACAGCGGCCCCGAGGGAACCTATCCGCGCTGGCCGTTTTGGGCGTTGTTCGATCCGGAACTCTGGCAGGGACCGTTGCAGCAAGGCGCCGTCTTTCGCGATCGCGATGTTTTGATTGGGGCGAGTGCCAGCAGCCTGGGCGATCGCCATGCCACACCCTTTGCAGCCAGCATGGCCGGCGTCGAGATTCAAGCCAATGCGATCGCTACCCTCCGCAGCCAACGCGGTTTGCGATCGCTGCCGTTGTCTTGGCTAGCCCTGCTAGTGATTCTGGTGGCAGCCGTGCAGAGCAGCATTATCAGCCGCTGTCCGAGTCCCCTCGCGAAAGGAATCTGGCTCCTTGGCAGTAGTGCCGCTGTGCTGCTCGCCTGCTTCGTGGCTTTTCTACAAACTTGGCTGGTGTCACCCACGGCGTTGTTGCTGGTGCCGCTGCTTGTGGGAGTAAGTGACAGTGCCAATAGTGCTTGGCAAATCCAACGGGAACGGCGATCGCTACGACGCGCTTTAGCGCTGCGCGTCTCACCAGCCTTGCTCAGCACGATTCTGGCGCAGCGAGATGCGGTGGCCAATCAGCTCGGTGGGCATAGTTGCGAAGCGGTGATCCTGTTCTCGGATCTGCGTGGGTTTACGCAGTTGTCCAGCCAAATTGACTCAACCGTTTTGGTGGCGTTGCTCAACCGCTACTTTGAGGCGATGGCTCAACCAATTCTGGCGACGCAGGGGTTGATCGATAAATTTGTTGGCGACGCGATTATGGCGGAGTTTGGGCTGCCGCTCAGTCGGGGCACCGCGATCGAAGCCCAAGCAGCGATTCAAGCGGCCCTTGCAATGCGGCGATCGCTGGCCCATTTACGTGCTGAACTAGCGGCAGAAGGCTTGCCGCTGCTCTTTCACGGCATTGGCCTGAATCTGGGAACGGTGGTGGCGGGCAATCTCGGCGCTCCCGAGCGGCTGGAATACACCGTGATTGGCGATGCGGTCAATGTGGCTGCCCGTCTGGAGGGACTGACCAAGACGCTGGGGCACGACATCGTGATTTCCCAAGCGCTCTATGAGCAGGTGAAAGAGTGCATTGAGGTATTGCCCTTGGGATTACAGCCAGTGACTGGGCGATCGCAGCCAGTGTTCACCTATGCTGTCTTGGATGAGCGGGGCGGTGATGGGCAGTTGGCCCGTCAAGTCCAGCAAGACTATCAGGCGTGGCAACAAGGGATAAATTGGACGTGA
- a CDS encoding FecR family protein, whose translation MWRAIAVASVVLTACTPTQQLQAEIQEVATSPVFASQPNQAEQPASEGTVVIQGGQIRTESPGKAQIQLSDGLQFRLGGNALLKIEPELQLDRGQIIAWLGPGQQRDRPLQIRTPTATAAIRGTTVFIEQTATQTLILSWEGLVEVQLPSGASTQLTSGQVLRQNSVSRRVCCSTALPHRWKPCLKFVANCWGRPSPWRSLVGWVGRCRWRWVGRSPSRGYCSRRWQSVH comes from the coding sequence ATGTGGCGGGCGATCGCAGTGGCGAGTGTGGTGCTCACAGCTTGCACGCCCACGCAGCAGCTTCAGGCTGAAATTCAAGAAGTCGCAACGTCACCCGTCTTTGCCAGCCAGCCCAATCAAGCAGAGCAACCGGCTTCTGAAGGGACTGTCGTCATTCAAGGCGGACAAATCCGCACCGAGAGTCCTGGCAAAGCCCAAATTCAACTCAGTGATGGTCTGCAGTTTCGACTCGGCGGCAACGCCTTGCTGAAAATTGAGCCTGAACTCCAGCTCGATCGCGGTCAGATTATTGCTTGGCTAGGGCCGGGACAACAGCGCGATCGCCCGCTGCAAATCCGCACCCCGACAGCGACAGCGGCTATTCGTGGCACAACGGTCTTCATTGAGCAAACCGCAACCCAGACCTTGATTCTGAGTTGGGAAGGGCTGGTCGAAGTGCAGCTGCCCTCCGGTGCTTCAACCCAGCTCACCAGCGGCCAAGTGCTGCGGCAGAACAGCGTTTCCAGAAGAGTTTGCTGCTCAACGGCTTTGCCACACCGATGGAAACCCTGCCTGAAATTCGTCGCCAACTGCTGGGGCCGTCCTAGTCCATGGCGATCGCTCGTCGGCTGGGTTGGCCGTTGCCGGTGGCGCTGGGTGGGGCGATCGCCATCGCGGGGTTATTGCTCTCGCCGTTGGCAATCAGTCCACTGA